The nucleotide sequence CCAGCGACTGGCTCTGGGAGACCGACGCCGCGGGCGGCTTCCAGCACGTCTCGGCGCGGATGGCGGAGGCTTTAGGCTGTCCGATCGAGCTGCTGCAACGCAGATCGTTCCCGGCACTGCTCGCGCAGCAGGTGGGCCTGCGCAGGGAGGCGGGCCGGAACGTCGAACTGCTCGAACAGCTCCGCGCGGGCAGGCCCTTCCGTGAGCAGTTGGTAGAGATCGAGACCGCGACCGGCATGCGCTGGCTCCAGCTGAGCGGGAAACCGTTCCTCGATCAGCGCGGCCACTTCGCGGGTTTCCGCGGCGTCGGCTCGGACGTCACGCAGAGCCGCGAGGCCCAGGCCCGCATCGCCTTCCTGGCGACCCGCGATCCCGTCACGGGCCTCTCGAACCGGGTCGCGTTCCACGAGACCGCCTCGAAGGCCTGCGCGGCCCTGGACACGGAAGGCGCGCTCGTCAGCCTCCTCTATCTCGATCTCGACGGATTCAAGAAAGTCAACGACACGGCCGGTCACGCCGCGGGCGACGCGCTTCTATCCGAGGTTGCCGCGCGGTTGCAGGCCGTGATCGTCGCAGACGCGCAGGTGTTCCGCCTCGGTGGAGACGAGTTCGCCGTCCTGCATCGCGGCAGGGACTCGGCGCAGGCGGAAGTGGCGGCCGACGCGATCGTCGCGGCCCTGCGCGAGCCCTACCTCATCGACGGGGTCCGGGCGGAGATCGGCGTCAGCATCGGTATCGCGCGCGCACCGCGCGACGCGACGAGCCCGGAGGATCTGCTGCGCAAGGCCGATCTCGCGCTCTACAGTGCCAAGGAGGCCGGCAAAGGTCGTTGGCAATGCTTCGATCACCAATTGGAGCAGCGCGTCCAGCGCTGGCGCGAGCTCGACGGCGCCATGCGTGCCGGGCTCGCGGACGGCGAGATGGAGCTGCACTACCAGCCCCTCGTGCGACTGGAGGACGGTCAGGTGGTCGGCTGTGAGGCGCTCCTGCGCTGGATGCGGCCCGGTCACGGTCCCGTCTCGCCCGCCGAGATGATCCCGATCGCCGAGAGCACCGGGTTCATCATCACGATCGGGCGCTGGGCCCTGCGGCAGGCCTGCGCCGAGGCGCTCACTTGGCCGCCGCCCCTGCGCGTCGCCGTCAACATATCGTCGATACACTTCCGGCTCGCCGGCTTCTTCCGGGAGGTCGAGCAGGCTCTCGCCGAGACCGGGCTCGCCCCCGGGCGCCTTGAGATCGAGATCACGGAGTCGATCTTCCTCGCCAGCACCCCGCACGTCCTCGAGAACCTCAGCGCTCTTCGGGCGCTCGGCGTGCGCATCGTGCTCGACGATTTCGGAACCGGCTACTCGTCGCTGAGCTACCTGACGCAGTTCCCCGTCGACAAGATCAAGATCGATCGCGCCTTCGTGCGCGAGCTGAGCAGCCGTCCGGAATGTCTCAGCGTGGTCAAGGCGATCATGATCATCGCGCGCGATCTCGGCATCGACGTGACGGTCGAGGGCGTCGAGACGGAGCAGCAGGCGGAGCTTCTCAGGGCGCGGCGCTGCGACTCCGTCCAGGGTTTCCTGTACAGCCCGGCGCGCCCGGCGCAGGAGGTGGGCGGATTGATCGAGCGGATCCCCGAGGCGATCAGGCTCGCCCGGCAGCCGCTTCGCGCGGCCGGTTGACGGCTTCGGCCCGCCCTCCGGAACCGAGCGAGCACCGCGCGTGAGCCGCGCGGTGTCGGCACGGACCGCGAGTTGAACCAAACCGAGCTGCATCTCGCTCAGATGCACGCCAGCGCGCGGCTTCCGGTCGAAGTCGTCGCCCATCCCCGCGACTTCCGGGCCGAGGAAGTCCGCCCACGAGCTGGCGAAGCTGGCCTGCACGCGGCCCTGACAGGCGTCGAGAGCGGTGGCGTAGGTGCCTTGGTGTGCGCCGTCGTGACGGCAGTCGGCCGTCATCCCCGAGCATGCCTGCCGTGGGGCGGGCCATCGACGGCCAGCTGCCTGCCAGCCTCATCCTGCCCTGCTATGCCCCACCCGCCAGCGGCGCTTCCAGCTGCACTCTGACCCCATAGTGCCGAATTGGCGATCAAAGCTTACTCATCGCTCGAACGGGGGTGAGATACAGCGCTTACTTCAGCATTCGTTTGCAGTCTGACAGATCATTACAATGCCCATGCTTCTCTTGATGCAGATGCCCAGTCAGACGCGCCAAGTGAGGGGCGGATCGGCCTGCACCGTTCGGTCGATCACCCGGCCCCGAGCCAAGTCCCCCGTGACCCGGCCGTCTTCGGCAACCACCGTGCCGCGCGCGATTGTCATGATCGGCCAGCCCGTCACCGAAAATCCCTCCCAGGGCGTGTAGTCCGCGCCGTGGTGCAGCCTCGCCTGGGTGATCGTCTCGCGGCGGTTGGGGTCCCAGAGCGTAAGATCTGCGTCGAACCCCACGCCGATGGAACCCTTGCGCGGGTAGAGGCCGTAGAGCTTGGCGTGGTTCGTGGCGGTGAGTTCCACGAAACGGTTCAGGGAGATCCGCCCGGTCGAGACGCCTTCCGAGAACAGGATTGGCAGACGCGTCTCGATGCCCGGGATGCCGTTGGGCACGTAGCGGAAGGACTCCTTTGCCCGCGGGTTCAGCTTGCCGCTCGGGTCGTCGTAGCGGAACGGGCAATGGTCCGAGGAAACGATCTCGAACACCCCTGTCTCCAGCCCGCGCCAGATCGCGGCCTGGCTCGCGCCGTCGCGGGGCGGGGGCGAGCAGACGTATTTCGCGCCCGCCATCGGATCGGAATTGCCGCGGCCCTTCAGGTCCTCGGCCGTCAGCGTGAGGTATTGCGGGCAGGTCTCGGCGTGGATCTTCAGGCCGCGGGCGCGGGCCCAGGCGATCTGCTCCATGGCCTGCTCGCCCGAGACGTGCACGATGACGATGGGGAGATCCACCAGCTCCGCGTGGGCGATCGCCCGGTGTGCCGCCTCACGCTCCACCAGCTCGGGCCGCGACAGGGCGTGGCCGTAGGGCGCGGTCTGGCCGGCGCGCTCCAGCTTCTCGGTCATGTACCGGATGGTGTCGTAGCCCTCCGCATGGACCATCACGCGCGCGCCCTCGCGGCGGGCGAGATCGAACACGTCGAGGATCTGGCGGTCGTTCAGGACGAGGTCGTCGTAGGTCATGAAGACCTTGAACGAGGTGTAGCCCTCGGAGATCAGCGCGGGCAGCTCCTGGCCGAGCACGGCGGGCGTCGGGTCCGAGACGATGAGGTGGATGGCCACGTCGATGTGGCACTGCCCCTCGGCTAGCGCCCGGTAGGCGTGGGTGGCCTCCCGCAGGGACGCGCCGCGCGGCTGCAGGGCGAAGGGCATCACGCAGGTGTTTCCGCCGGCGGCCGCGGCACGCGTCGCCGAGGCGAAATCGTCCGCCATGACGATGCCGGGCCCCGAGGCCTGCGCGATGTGGACGTGGCTGTCGATGCCGCCGGGGAGCACGAGGAGGCCCGACGCGTCGAGCGTGCGCGCGGCGTCGGTGATCCGCTCGGCCACGGCCGCGATGCGCCCGTCGCGGATGCCGAGATCGGCGCGGAGCGTATCGGTGGCGGTCACCAGCGTGCCGCCCCGGATGGCGAGGTCGAAATCGGTCATGCGGTCTCAGTCTCTTATGCGCGCACCCGCACGGGGGCGGGGCGCTCCGTCGGCTTGAGGCGGGCGCGCCAGATCGAGCGCTCGACGAGGTCTCCGATCACGCCCGCCAGAACTTCCGCGACAGCCTCGCTGCCTCGGGCATTCAGGGTCCGCTGCGAGACAACGACCGAGAGCCGCCAAGAGGGCGTCGGATCGACGATCGGTATGGCGACCATCTCGCCGCGCTCGATCTCCGCGGCGAGGGCGAAATGCGGCATGATCGCCGCGAAGGCTTGGGCGCGCACGAGTTCCGCGATCGCTGGCAGGCTCTCGCAGTCGGAGGCCAGCGGCGTGATGTCGTGGCGCGCCGCGAGCTGCTCGATCACGGTGCGCAGGACGTTCGGCCGCCCGGGTAGCACCACGGGAAGCGCCTGCCGGAAGACCTCGCCGAACGCGATCTCGTGCCGCGCGGCCAGCGAGTGCGAGGCGGGTACGACGAACATCAGGTCCTCGACCATCATCTCGGTCCAGGCCACGTGCTCGAACGCCTTGTGGTCGTAGAGCAGCGCGACGTCGAGACGTCCGGACTGGATCCACTCGTCCAGCGTTCCGCTCATCGCCTCGACGATGTGCAGGCCGATGTTGGGCAGCGCCTCCGCCATCGTTCGGTGGAGCGGCAGGGACAGGCCGCGGCAGGCCGAGGTCGGCAGTCCGACCGAGATGCGCCCGCTCGGGCTCGTCGCCTGCGAGCGCACGACCTCCTTGGCGCGCTCGACCTCCTGCAGGATGCGCCGCGCGTGCTCGTAGAACTTGAGCCCGAGTTCCGTGGGCGTCACCCCTCGGGCGTGCCGGAACAGCAGGGCCACGCCGAGTTCGTCCTCGAGGTTGCGCATCTGCTGGCTGAGTGAGGGCTGGGCGATCCGCAGCACCTCGGCGGCCCGCGACACGTTTCCGCTCTCCGCGATCTGCGCGAAATATCGAAGCTGACGAAGATCCATGGCGATCCTACTCAAGGCGCACACCAGGATCGTTGCAACGCTACGAGCATGTCAAACTGCTCTAGGCCTGGGCAATCTGCGCAAGCTATGTGCATTGCGTCAATAATTGTGATTGTATCGCAGTGTGTTGACGCCTGAACACCGCGTCGGATCCCGCCTATGATCTAGGCGCATAGGATTTTCCGATGTCTCGTATCGGAAATTGGTCTTTGCGGGCCCCTGTATTGGCTGCGTAGCCTGAGGCTCGTCGATCGAGCATCGGGACCTAACCCGGGCCATCATCGGGATATTGGAGCCCATCGCATGGAAGCGCACAAGTATTTGCGCCGCCTCGTCCTGGCCGCGCCCCTGGCTTTCACCGTGCCCGGTTCCGCACTGGCGCAGCAGGAACCCTGCATCGGCAATTCGGCCGCGATCACGGGTCCTGCGGCCTTCGGCGGTCAGGCGATCAAGATGGGGGCCGAGATCGCCATCGAGGAAATCAACGCCCGGGGCGGTGTGCTCGGCAAGACGCTGCGCTTCGTCCAGTACGACGATGCGGGCGCGCCGCCGCGCGGCGTCGACAACACCCGCCGCATCGCGCTCGCCGACAAGTGCGTGGTGATTCTGGGCGGCTATCACTCGACCGTCTCGGTGGCGCAGGTCGAGCCGGTGCACGCCATCGGGATCCCCTTCGTCGGCGTGCTCGCCGCCAATACCCAGGCGATCGAGAACGGCCGCAGCCCGAACTATATGTTCCGGGTCTCGGCCAAGGACAAATGGGTCGCCCGCTTCCTGGTCGAGCAGGCCGCCAAGGTCTCGAAGACCGGCAAGATCGCGTTCTTCTACGAGAATACCGGCTGGGGCAACGGCGCGGTGCCGGACGTCAAGGCCGCCGTCGCCAAGGCGGGCAAGGAGCTGGTCGCCACCGAGACCTTCAACTGGAACGACCAGGACATGACCGCGCAGGCGATCCGCGCGCGCGATGCCGGCGCCGACGTCGCCCTGTTCTGGGCTCTCGACCGCGAGGGTAACCAGCTCGTCCGCTCGATGGACAAGGTCGGCTACAAGCCCACCATCATCGGCGCCTGGGGCATCGCCGGCAATCTCGGCGAGCTCGCCGGCCCGCTCGCCAACGGCGTCGAGGTCGTGCAGACCTACAGTTTCATGGGCGACCTCGATCCCAAGGGTCAGGCGCTCTGGCAGAAGATCCAGGCGAAGTACGGCCTGAAGGACCCGTCGCAGATCAAGATGGGTTCGGGCATCGCCAACGCCTACGACGCCGTCCACATCGTGGCCCAGGCGATCGAGAAGGCCGGCGCCTACGATTGGAAGAAGGTCCGCGAGGCGCTCTACCAGGTCCGCCACGACGGGTTGGTCGCCAAGTACGACCCGGCCTTCGACGCCGCCGATCCCGAGCGTCAGGACGCGATTCTGCCGCGCGACTACAAGCTGACCGTCTGGTCCGACGGCAAGCTCCTGCCGATCGCCCAGACGCCCTACGGCAAGTCGAACTGAGAACGCGAATTGGAGGCGCGCACGCGCCTCTCACGCCCTCCCCAGCGGGGAGGGGCAGGGCGCGGTTCGCCCGAATCCTCCCCTCACCGGGCCGGACCGCGCCCTGCCTCCGCTGAACGACCCGCCCGCTTCGCACTGGGAGCCCCGCCGCGGCAGCCATGACGACCGCCCTGCAATACACTCTCTCGGGCCTCGCGATCGGGGGCATCTACGCCCTCGTCGCGCTCGGCTTCTACATCATGTGGTCGGCCGCCAAGGCCGTGAACTTCGCCCACGGCGACACGCTGATGATCGGCGCCGTGCTCGCCGTGATGGGCCTCGACGCCGGCCTGCCGCTGCCGCTCGCCTGCCTGCTGGCGATCCTGGCAGGCGCCCTGTTCGGCGTCCTCCTGGAGCGCTTCGCGGTCCGGCCGTTTATCGGCGCGAACGCCTCGATCGGCTGGATGCTCACCACGATCGCGGTCGGGATCATGGCGGAATCGCTCGCCACAATGCAGTTCGGCGGCTTCTCGCGACCCTTGCCCTCGCCGGGCGTTGGCGGGGCGATCTCGATCCTGGGCGCGGGCGTCTATCTGCAGGAACTGATCATCCCGGCGGTCGCCGTGCTGGCGATGACGGGCCTCCACCTGATGCAGCGGCATACGCTCGTCGGGCGGGCGATGCAGGCGGTCGCCCACAGCCGGCAGGCGGCGGCCCTGATGGGCATCGATGTCGATCGGATCGTGATGTTCTCCTTCGGTCTCGCGGCCCTGCTCGGCGCGGGCGCGGGCGTCCTCGTCGCGCCCGTGATCCAGGCCTCCGCCAGCATGGGCGTGCTGCTCGGGCTGAAGGGGTTCGCGGTCGCCATCATAGGCGGCATCACCAGCGGGCCCGGCGTGGTGCTCGCCGGCCTCGCCTTCGGCGTCATGGAAAAGTTCGTCGAGGGCTACGTCTCGACCGCGGCGCGCGAGATCGTCGGCTTCAGCGCGATGATCCTCGTGCTCCTCGCCTTTCCTCAGGGCCTGTTCGGCCGCCGGGAGATCTTCAAGGTATGAGGACCCTCCACATCCTCGGCTTCGCGCTGCTCGCGACCGTCCTCCTCGTCGTGCCGATGACCTCCGGCAACGAGTACGAGCTGCGCCTGTTCATGCTGTTCCTGATCTACGGCGTGATCGCGGTCGGCCTGAACGTCCTGGTCGGGCTCACCGGCCTCGTCTCCCTCGGTCAGGCCGGCCTCTTCGCGCTCGGCGCCTATACGGGGGCGATCCTGGCGATCCGGCTCGGCCTCGACCTCGTGCTCGCCAGCCTCGGCGCGGCCCTCGTCGCCGGGCTGTTCGGCGCCGCGCTCGCCTATCCGAGCGTGCGGGTGCGGGGCGTCTACCTCGCGGTGGTGACGATCGCCTTCGGCCTGATCGTCGAGAACGTCGCCATCGAGTGGCAGGGCCTCACCGGCGGCACCACGGGGCTCACCGGCATCCCGGGCCCGAACATCCTCGGCTACCCGCTCTCGGGCTACGCCTTCTACGCGGTGCTCGCGATCACCCTCTTTCTCGCCACGCTGGCGGCGCACAACCTGAAGCACTCGGGCTACGGCCGCGCGATGCTGGCGGTCGCCCAGAGCGAGACGGCCGCGCGCAGCCTGGGCATCGGCGCCACGGGAATCCGCACGCTCGCCTTCGCGGTTGCGGCGTTGACGGCGGGGATCGCAGGCAGCTTCTACGCCTTCCTCAACGCCTACATCTCGCCCGACATCTTCACCTTCTCGGATTCCGTCCGCTTCCTGCTGATGGTGATCCTGGGCGGCGCGGCCTCGACCTTCGGGCCGGTCGTCGGCGCCTTCATCCTGACCTACCTGCCGGAGGTGCTGCAGAGCTTCGCCGAATGGCAGAAATTCGCCTACGGCGCCCTGCTGCTCGCCGTGATGTTCGGCCTGCCGGGCGGCATCCTCGGCACATTGGGCCAGCTCTACGCCCGCCTGCGCCCCGGTCCGCGCGGTGTTCCCCCGGCCGAGGGCACGCCCGCCGCCGAGATCCTGGCGGGCCGCGCGCCGGCCGGCCTGGAGACCGACGGTCTCACCGTGCGCTTCGGTGGGCTGACGGCACTCTCCGCCGCGAGCGTTCGGGTCGCCCCGGGCGAGATCCATGCCCTGATCGGCCCGAACGGGGCCGGCAAGTCGACCTTCGTCAACACGATCTCGGGCTTCTACCGGCCGAGCGAGGGGGGCGTGCACTTCGACGGGACCGACCTCGCCGGCCTGAAGGTCCACGCCGTCTCGCGGCTCGGCCTCGCCCGCACCTTCCAGAACACCGAGCTGTTCGGGCAGATGAGCGTGCTGGAGAACGTCATGGTGGGCGGCTTCAGCCATCTCCGCTACGGCTTGCCCGGCACGATTCTGCGCACGCCCCGCTTCCGGCGCGAGGAGGCCGCCTGCCGCGCCGCCGCGATCGGTCTGCTCGACTTCGTGGGCCTCACGGACGCGGCCAACGAGCAGGCGCGCTTCCTGCCCTTCGGCCACCAGCGCCGTCTGGAGATCGCCCGCGCGCTCGCCACGCGTCCGCGCCTGCTGCTCCTCGACGAGCCCGCCGCAGGCCTGACCACGCAGGAGATCGACGAGCTGGAGGCGATGATTCGGAAGATCGCCGGGCTCGGGGTCTCGGTGCTGCTCATCGAGCACCATGTCGACCTGATCATGGCGGTCGCCGACACCGTGACGGTTCTCGATTACGGCCAGATCATCGCGAGCGACCGTCCGGAGGTGGTGCAGGCGGATCCGCGGGTAATCGAGGCCTATTTCGGCGGCCCCTCCGCCATCCTCGATGCGGAGGCCGCGTGATGAGCGATATCCTTCTTGCGGTCGAGAACCTGGAAGTCCGCTACGGCGCGGCGACGGCGCTCCGCGGCGCGAGCCTCACCGTCCCGCGCGGTCAGCTCGTCGCCGTGATCGGCAACAACGGGGCCGGCAAGACCTCGCTGATGCGCGGCCTCACCGGCCTCGTGCGGCCGAGCGGCGGCCGTGTCCTGTTCAAGGGCGAGGAGGTCACGCGGCTGCCGGCACACGCCAAGGTGGCCCGCGGCCTCGCCATGGTGCCCGAGGGCCGCCTGATCTTCCCCGACCAGACCGTCGAGGACAACCTGATCCTCGGGGCCTACGCGCATGGCGGCCTGAAGACCGCGCGGGCGCAGGCCACCCTGGAGCGGGCGCTCGCCCTGTTCCCGCGCCTGCGCGAGCGGGTGCGCCAGCCCGCCGGCAGCCTGTCGGGCGGCGAGCAGCAGATGCTCGCCATCGCCCGCGGCCTGAT is from Methylobacterium radiodurans and encodes:
- a CDS encoding putative bifunctional diguanylate cyclase/phosphodiesterase, with the protein product MLEPAPLPGGASTSLVDRARGIDTVEDLPDRYRLQVRAGLLDETLKLANYSAVTHLIIAVAVAYFFWDSAPRSYLLCLLAVVAVVIVATIYTNRLYRRTYTAAVSEVGVARGYRVSGALAYALGLAWATMPIVLFAPASSDERLLVVAIAAGLISDAYVVGPLLSVSYLFVVPVIVGSFAGLARSGEPIAMSIAVLLLVYATFVVLSVSRMSRLSRQRILDRVRVEDQSETIGLLLNEFEENASDWLWETDAAGGFQHVSARMAEALGCPIELLQRRSFPALLAQQVGLRREAGRNVELLEQLRAGRPFREQLVEIETATGMRWLQLSGKPFLDQRGHFAGFRGVGSDVTQSREAQARIAFLATRDPVTGLSNRVAFHETASKACAALDTEGALVSLLYLDLDGFKKVNDTAGHAAGDALLSEVAARLQAVIVADAQVFRLGGDEFAVLHRGRDSAQAEVAADAIVAALREPYLIDGVRAEIGVSIGIARAPRDATSPEDLLRKADLALYSAKEAGKGRWQCFDHQLEQRVQRWRELDGAMRAGLADGEMELHYQPLVRLEDGQVVGCEALLRWMRPGHGPVSPAEMIPIAESTGFIITIGRWALRQACAEALTWPPPLRVAVNISSIHFRLAGFFREVEQALAETGLAPGRLEIEITESIFLASTPHVLENLSALRALGVRIVLDDFGTGYSSLSYLTQFPVDKIKIDRAFVRELSSRPECLSVVKAIMIIARDLGIDVTVEGVETEQQAELLRARRCDSVQGFLYSPARPAQEVGGLIERIPEAIRLARQPLRAAG
- the hydA gene encoding dihydropyrimidinase, with translation MTDFDLAIRGGTLVTATDTLRADLGIRDGRIAAVAERITDAARTLDASGLLVLPGGIDSHVHIAQASGPGIVMADDFASATRAAAAGGNTCVMPFALQPRGASLREATHAYRALAEGQCHIDVAIHLIVSDPTPAVLGQELPALISEGYTSFKVFMTYDDLVLNDRQILDVFDLARREGARVMVHAEGYDTIRYMTEKLERAGQTAPYGHALSRPELVEREAAHRAIAHAELVDLPIVIVHVSGEQAMEQIAWARARGLKIHAETCPQYLTLTAEDLKGRGNSDPMAGAKYVCSPPPRDGASQAAIWRGLETGVFEIVSSDHCPFRYDDPSGKLNPRAKESFRYVPNGIPGIETRLPILFSEGVSTGRISLNRFVELTATNHAKLYGLYPRKGSIGVGFDADLTLWDPNRRETITQARLHHGADYTPWEGFSVTGWPIMTIARGTVVAEDGRVTGDLARGRVIDRTVQADPPLTWRV
- a CDS encoding LysR family transcriptional regulator, with protein sequence MDLRQLRYFAQIAESGNVSRAAEVLRIAQPSLSQQMRNLEDELGVALLFRHARGVTPTELGLKFYEHARRILQEVERAKEVVRSQATSPSGRISVGLPTSACRGLSLPLHRTMAEALPNIGLHIVEAMSGTLDEWIQSGRLDVALLYDHKAFEHVAWTEMMVEDLMFVVPASHSLAARHEIAFGEVFRQALPVVLPGRPNVLRTVIEQLAARHDITPLASDCESLPAIAELVRAQAFAAIMPHFALAAEIERGEMVAIPIVDPTPSWRLSVVVSQRTLNARGSEAVAEVLAGVIGDLVERSIWRARLKPTERPAPVRVRA
- a CDS encoding ABC transporter substrate-binding protein, translated to MEAHKYLRRLVLAAPLAFTVPGSALAQQEPCIGNSAAITGPAAFGGQAIKMGAEIAIEEINARGGVLGKTLRFVQYDDAGAPPRGVDNTRRIALADKCVVILGGYHSTVSVAQVEPVHAIGIPFVGVLAANTQAIENGRSPNYMFRVSAKDKWVARFLVEQAAKVSKTGKIAFFYENTGWGNGAVPDVKAAVAKAGKELVATETFNWNDQDMTAQAIRARDAGADVALFWALDREGNQLVRSMDKVGYKPTIIGAWGIAGNLGELAGPLANGVEVVQTYSFMGDLDPKGQALWQKIQAKYGLKDPSQIKMGSGIANAYDAVHIVAQAIEKAGAYDWKKVREALYQVRHDGLVAKYDPAFDAADPERQDAILPRDYKLTVWSDGKLLPIAQTPYGKSN
- a CDS encoding branched-chain amino acid ABC transporter permease gives rise to the protein MTTALQYTLSGLAIGGIYALVALGFYIMWSAAKAVNFAHGDTLMIGAVLAVMGLDAGLPLPLACLLAILAGALFGVLLERFAVRPFIGANASIGWMLTTIAVGIMAESLATMQFGGFSRPLPSPGVGGAISILGAGVYLQELIIPAVAVLAMTGLHLMQRHTLVGRAMQAVAHSRQAAALMGIDVDRIVMFSFGLAALLGAGAGVLVAPVIQASASMGVLLGLKGFAVAIIGGITSGPGVVLAGLAFGVMEKFVEGYVSTAAREIVGFSAMILVLLAFPQGLFGRREIFKV
- a CDS encoding ABC transporter permease subunit, translated to MRTLHILGFALLATVLLVVPMTSGNEYELRLFMLFLIYGVIAVGLNVLVGLTGLVSLGQAGLFALGAYTGAILAIRLGLDLVLASLGAALVAGLFGAALAYPSVRVRGVYLAVVTIAFGLIVENVAIEWQGLTGGTTGLTGIPGPNILGYPLSGYAFYAVLAITLFLATLAAHNLKHSGYGRAMLAVAQSETAARSLGIGATGIRTLAFAVAALTAGIAGSFYAFLNAYISPDIFTFSDSVRFLLMVILGGAASTFGPVVGAFILTYLPEVLQSFAEWQKFAYGALLLAVMFGLPGGILGTLGQLYARLRPGPRGVPPAEGTPAAEILAGRAPAGLETDGLTVRFGGLTALSAASVRVAPGEIHALIGPNGAGKSTFVNTISGFYRPSEGGVHFDGTDLAGLKVHAVSRLGLARTFQNTELFGQMSVLENVMVGGFSHLRYGLPGTILRTPRFRREEAACRAAAIGLLDFVGLTDAANEQARFLPFGHQRRLEIARALATRPRLLLLDEPAAGLTTQEIDELEAMIRKIAGLGVSVLLIEHHVDLIMAVADTVTVLDYGQIIASDRPEVVQADPRVIEAYFGGPSAILDAEAA
- a CDS encoding ABC transporter ATP-binding protein; this translates as MSDILLAVENLEVRYGAATALRGASLTVPRGQLVAVIGNNGAGKTSLMRGLTGLVRPSGGRVLFKGEEVTRLPAHAKVARGLAMVPEGRLIFPDQTVEDNLILGAYAHGGLKTARAQATLERALALFPRLRERVRQPAGSLSGGEQQMLAIARGLMAEPDLLVIDELSLGLAPRVVEQLIGVLRDLNRQGLTILLVEQLAAYALAIADHAYVVAQGRVVRDGPSGLIARDPEVMEAFLGKKKAA